In the Nothobranchius furzeri strain GRZ-AD chromosome 1, NfurGRZ-RIMD1, whole genome shotgun sequence genome, TGAGTCACTTCTCTCTGTTGACTGCTTCTGGGAACTAAACGTAAAatgttcttccacatttcattTCCCGTAAACATTTTCTGTAGAGGCTTGTTTTTACTTTTGCTCAGATGAGTCATTTTGGAGCATTATCAACATGGTCTACTTGCACTTATTTTTTCTGCTTTGACATATCGGTTCTAGTCTGGCAAATGTTAACGAGAAGCCAGAAGAAAATGTCCTCAGTCTGCAAAGGAGACATTCATAACACATTTATCATCTGGCCAGAAGAAAAGGTTGCTTCTTCTTTTGTTTCACCAAATTTGTTCTGTTTCTGATCACAAATTAGGTAAATTATTCCAGCCAATTAAGACAGACATTTTCGGATTTAAACAAACTATGCTTTTAAAAAAGTAATCTGTCCTTGGTGGGAAAACTTggtgggtttttatttatttcaccaCAAGAGGGTGCCCTTTCGACTGCAGAGTCAGCATGTAAACGAGTTACAGTGTCAGACACTTTAGCATGAATTGGAGCTGCTGAAGCACACAGGAGTACCAATGCATCATTGCATTTTTACTAGAACTAGTTGTtggttattatattttattattaagAATCTGAATAAACAAATATCGCCTTTCCAGGCAAATAAGCAAAggggcaaaaaataaaataaataaaaaaaaactgagcgATTTTTTGCTATAAAAGTCAGAATTAATTGATAGGGAAATGAATAATCATCATTAGTGATGCCTGAATCTGGCATCAAGGTCAGATTCAATCAAGGCTAGATTACATAAATATTGTAACATCTTATAAACGGAGGCATTTGTGGAGGCAGGACAGGAGGAGTGTTATAGGCTGGTGCGTCCTCTTTTGTTAATCCCACACTTTTGGAGACCCATCGGACATCCGGAACCGCTTCAAACCCCCTCATCCTCTTTTTCCCTCCCTCTCCCCCTCATCTAGTCCTGTTTCAGTCCAAGTGGCGCATCGGCCGGGGATGCAGCCTCTCGTCTCCGGCGCACGGACCTCGGGGCTTGGAGCTGCAGCAGAGCGCCTCAGCTCCATCATCTGACTTATCATGACTTATCACGCATCCAGCCGGACTGCTTTTAACTTCTGGACCACACACAACGCGGACATCTTCAATCAGATAGTTTTTCTTTAAGCCAAGAGCGCAAATCCAGCTGCGTTCAATGCGCAACCACGAACATCATGTGCTCCCGCAGTGCGCTGCTGTCCGTCTACTACCCGCAGATCTTCCTCATCCTCACCAGCGGCAGCTACCTGTACGTTTACCGCACCTTCTCCTTTTCATTTCCGATCACAGACACCAGTTGTGCATCGTGCGTAAATTCAGAAATTACGCACAAAATTGGACAAAAATCCagaaaaagttactttaaatcaGCATTTTACTATGAAATTTGCATTTTCTGCATGAATTGTTGTACGTCATGGGATGCTGGGAACTAGATTATTTTTGATCTTTCAGCAGAGGCAGAGCCAAGAATTGGATTTCTCCTCCCAACACAGTTTTTAGTTCTAGGGAAAAAATGAATGAATCCAATATTTAATCTGCATGATTTGACATTTAGAAGCAGGCTGATGAGATAACCTGCTCTCCTGGATTTACACATTACACCAGAACCACTTTGTCATGGGAACACCTCGTCAAACAAGGGCCGTAATGGAAGCATATGGAAATAAAAGTTTTTCTCATGCTATGTGTGCAGAGGCAGGCCTTTGTAATGAGCTCCTTCTCCCCACACAGGCCTCCAAATCCATGTGATTGCTGCACCATACTCTCCTCTCATTCATGTCAAGTGCAGCTCCTGCTCTGGGAACTAAAACAGCTGTAGGGAGGGTTGATGTTTTCAGCCACCAAAGTGACCAAAATGTATGATCTGAAGCCACTTCTGTAATTCACTGTTGGATTTTAGATGATAAATCCATTCATGTTGAGTATGTTCCTGATTAATCATCTAACTTAGCTCAGTGTCTGCAAAGTGGATCATAACTTTTTTTTTCCCAAACTGGAGACGGATTGGTGCCCATCTTGTCTCTTTGTAATCCTCATCTGCGTGTCTACAGGGCGCTGTCCTCTGTGGTCGCTCTAGGAGCCAACATCATCTGCAACAAGATCCCAGGACTGGCGCCGCGTCagagggccctctgtcagagtcgACCCGATGCCATCATCGTCATCGGCGAAGGCGCCCAGCTGGGCATCAACGAGTGTCAGTACCAGTTTCGCTATGGCAGGTGGAACTGCTCCGCCCTGGGAGAGAGGACCGTCTTTGGACAAGAGCTGAGAGTAGGTCAGTCTGTTGGGAAGCACTAAAGGAAATATGATGACAGAGAAACCTGCTAAGGGAAACTAGAAATAAACCAGAAACTAGACTAGAAACCTGCCTGATGTGCACCTGCAGGTGGAACCAAACCAATCTGGATAAAGGGTTTTGTCCTTACCCAGAGGTAAAACGTCCACAAGTATCAACCACATTGAACTCTAGGTTGTagagtgtgtgcgcgtgtgcataaGGCTGATCTTCGGAATTAATCAAACCGTTTCCCACgccttaaaaaaatgttttttttatactaGCATGAACTACTTCTATAAACTGCACTTCAATTGGAAATGTGTTGTTGCTGTACGGCTGTGGGTTTGGATCCATGTCCAAAAGTTCTGGGAGTGATCTCTTTTTTCGACCAGATGTCTGGATCCATTTATTGCTTTTGTCGTAGGAAGTATCTGTTTTCTTTGGGCAAACAACCTCAAAGGAACACTTGATTTGCAACATTTTGGTCATGTCTTAATAATGTAAGCGTAAGGCTAAATTGGTAAATGACTATTTTAAAACAGAATCCACCAACTGTATAGAAACAAGTTCATTTTCTAAAACAAAAGCCTCTCCTGTGAGCTGAATGTCACTTCCACCAGCTCTTTTGATTGACCCATGGTGGGCCTGTGAATTCATTAAGCACTGAAAAACACCAGAGATTCACGCTAACCACTAATTGGAGTCAGCTCCAGCAGCTGGATGGCAACAATGGAGCCCTGCATATATGCACGGCTGTTCAATCAAAACAAATCACAGTGCAAAGAGATGGCTGTTTGGCTTTTGCTCGCGCCTGATGCCTTGAGAAACGCTCGCCACCGCGCAATGCATCCGAACGAGGCAAAGACTTAGCTTGATGAGAGAAGACTTCAGAGTTTGTTTTGAGTTATGGAGCGGAGGAACCGCAGGCCTGATGGTTTCTGCGAATGGGTTTGTCAAGTTGGAAGAGAGCCATCACAATCTCCTCAAACAGAGATGCCATGCATTAATACACCGTGAGAAGAACACAGGCCCAGCATTATCCCATTTGAAGCGGGTGGATATCCAATTCCCAGCTGTAGCGCCAATAAttgaacacccccacccccatctctATAAATAGAAACGTCTTTACGACGAAGCTCAAACGTAGAAAAGCTCGGTCCAGATTATTTGGACGTGTATAACAGCAGTATCATTTCTGTAATAATGTGGACACAAACAGAGGGACACATAAGCTGCGTGAGAAATCCCACTGATGAGAAAACATTAAATCACAGCAACTCAAAATGAGCCAAAGTGTACAACAAAAGCTGCTCCAGTCAGCCAGTAGATGTCACCTTAGTTTCCTTCCCTGCTGTGATTATTGCGTTGACAGCCGCTGACTACTGAGATGTAGCAGTGACAAGAGTACCAAACAAGACCTTCTGTAGTCTGATCCGATTCTGACCGTAAGATTACAGGAAAAATAAACATTCTCTAGCTTTAAATGTACTCCTGCTGGATGTAGTTAAATATAAGAAAACATATATTCAAGtaaactgcaaaaactgattttatCAAAAGTAAAATAGCCTCATTTTTAGACATGTTTTCAaattttttgtctaaaaaacaaaacaatttttctCTAGAAAAATAGCATTACTTAAAACAAGGTAAATCttcttaaatatgatccaaactttcttgttttgagtaaagaATCTACCAGTGGGGTAAGTAAAACACACTTCACTAGTATTCTTGAAACTAGTAAAAGAATCTGATTTTAGATTTATTAGCCAATTCTAAGACTTATAGCCAAGCAAAGTTTGCTTACCCCACTGTAAGATTTTTTTTACTGGatcatatttaaaatattttcctTATTTCAAGCATTGTTATTTTTCTAGATTTCTTTATTCTTagactaaaaataaaaaaaagtccaaaaatgagttttttttttttactttcttaggaATTTGTTTTTGCAGTGTAGAAGATCCAAAACATTGATTCATTCAAATGTGTCTGGTGGTTCATGACACATTTTGCAAACAAAGCACACAAAAACAAAAGTATTCTCCTCTATTTAGTGGGTGATATTAATCTAAGAAAAGCATTTGTTGCTGCCCATCGATCTGGGAAGGCGTACGGAGCAATTCCCAAGCAGTTTGGAAATGGGTCCTGTTACTGAAGTGATGTTTCTGTGGTGTCAAAGAAATGATTAGGTTGGTGGCATGTGTCAGGTAACATGGATAATAATACCTAGTATTCCCAAACATTTGGGCAAAATGAGCAGCACTTTACCCGTCATGTTTTGGCTGGTCTTGTGTATCACATGTGCAAAGCACATAATAATGCTGTCAGTCCTCTCAGAAGTGGATGTCCTAGCAAGTTCCCATCAAGATCAGACAGTGTAACCACTTAGAAAAAAGTCTGAGAAATGCAACTCAGATTTCATGGTCCTCAGTTTGAGTGTTACATGTTAAGATTCTGGGTGGTTTAACCAGAATGATACTCGAGCAAGTGGGGCTTATGTGGAAAAATAATCAGGaaagggatttttttttcacccttAAGGAAGAAATTAAACATGGCAGAGCAGCTTAGCACTGAAAAGCTGCATCTGAGCTAACCAGTAGAGAATCCAGTTTACAATCCAGAATCTCCAACTTCATCTCcactgaaggagttctgttgtgtggtgtagttgctaatgctaacagttagcttctactagttgcaaGATCCTCTGCTGTTTACTGGATACGAAACCAACAGCCATCTCCTTCGAGAGTCAATATGGTTGAGTTCAAGTGACAGCTTgacgtaaatctgtcaggcttttcaaatcctagtgttGCAACGTCTATTTTCTATAAGAGACTAATGCAGTAAATGGGTGTAGGGCACACAATTTTCACACtcagtctgcatgttaaactcagagtttattatttcaaaaataataagtaaaaatagtttctcagtgaaggacctctccAACACTTCATAAGCTTGGACACATCTCCTTACATGCATATCCAAACCCACTTCAATGCTGGCAATAAATAAGCATTAGTCACGCCAACACTAAACTCCGTACCACACTACACTGAGCTATTGCTAATGTCCTTGTTGGACAAGGCAAAAACAGCAAAGTATAATGTGGGAGCAGACATATAATGTTCCAGAATGTACTGGAATTATCCAGACTGAATAAATCACAGACAGATCTATAGCTTGCTTGAGTTATCCTACCGTATACGACTGCACACAGTTTCTAATATTAGTCAGCATAATAGAGCCATCTGGGCCAATCAACCCTCAGAATGTAGTTAATTTAGAATTAATTCCATACCCAAGTGGGCCAGGTCAACCAGTATTTTCCCCATagggctttattatggggttgtATTTGGCAATTTATTgaggctcctgggccattgtgagccccaacaaagtttcatgtGCTCTATAGAGGCTCAAATAAAAGTTTCCAATTGAAAAAAAATAGAACCTTTCAAAATTTATTCAGATCCTGCTTTTTTCCAGGAAGCAAGGAGGCAGCATTCACTTACGCCATCACAGCAGCTGGAGTTGCCCATGCAGTGACTACAGCTTGCAGCCAAGGCAACCTGAACCAGTGTGGCTGCGACCGTGAGAAGCATGGCTACCACACCCAAGAGGAGGGCTGGAAATGGGGAGGCTGCTCAGCCGACATCAAGTATGGCGTGGAGTTTTCACGGCGCTTTGTGGATGCCCGCGAGATCAGAAAAAACGCCCGCCGGCTGATGAATCTGCACAACAACGAGGCAGGTCGAAAGGTAACACCAGCGGTTTGGTGCAATGCCACTGTTTAAGCAAAAAGATGACTTTTACAAAGACACAAGAAAAATGTTGCACAGGCAAATAATGGTCAGTAACGCAGATCAAACTTCAGCACAGACAGAATCAAAGGGTCAagagcaccccccccccacacacacacacacacaagactgttaaaaaagaaaataaaaaacaacgtTGCTGATTTGACGAATACGTTTCCGTTTTATTATAGCCTAAATGAAATATCCTTTATTGATAATACTTTATCGAGAGAAAGGTTTTTGAAATCAATCACCTGTCTATTATGACATTTGCAAATATTTAAGACATTATAATGTAAATCTGGCTCAAAGCACTACGTAATACTATACGAGCTAGGTTACACAACAGCTCTGGTCAGTTTTTTCTCCTGTCACGCAACTCTGTGGTCTGAGAAAAGGTGAAGTTAATTTAAGACTACACTTTTGTGGTTTCTGAAAAAAAGTTAGCATACCGGCTGATGTGCTGAAAAGTTGAAGCGCCCACAGAAATGTAAGCGAAAAAAGAGAGACTAACCAAACATTTTACAGTGAATAGACATGTTTCCAACAGTTCCATCTTTAGTAAAATCTTTCCTCTCTGTGAGCAGATCCTGGAGGAGAGGACAAAGCTGGAGTGCAAGTGTCATGGTGTATCTGGGTCCTGCACCACTAGGACCTGCTGGATCACCCTGCCCAAGTTCAGAGAGATCGGCTACATGCTGAAGGAACGCTACAGCGAGGCGGTGCAAGTAGAGCCGGTTCGGGCCTCACGACTCCGCCAGCCCTCCTTCCTACGTCTGAAAGATTCTCGGGGTTACCAGAAGCCCACAGACACAGATCTGGTGTACCTGGAGCGTTCTCCCAATTACTGTGAGGAGGACCGGGCCACGGGGAGCACAGGGACAAGAGGCAGACTGTGCAACGGCACGTCAACCCAAACAGTCGGTTGCAATGTGATGTGCTGCGGCCGGGGTTacaacacacaccattacacccgAGTGTGGCAATGCAACTGCAAATTCCACTGGTGCTGCTTCGTTAAGTGCAACACCTGTAGTGAGACATCTGAACTTTTCACCTGCAAGTAGGCAAAAGGAAATAGGGGATCCAAAGTGAGGGACTTGGAGTGATGGAtaacatttttgcacattttaacatCCTATTTGGTGATGATAACAAAATGAGATATGACAAGGTTTGAGCCCCTTTCACACTAGCGCCGGCTCCACTCCGCACAGCCTGGCCGGGTTGATTACACACATGAATGCAGACGTGACTGAGCATATGGGAGGTATGCAAAACTGGTGCAACGAAATCAGTCATGAGCGCATCACTAAGCATGCGGGTAGGGCAAAAGACACTGTTAGAAGTCTGTGGTAAACAAAAAAGGCAGCCATGAGCAGTGTTGTTTTTGGAGACTGACTCTGATAGTGCATTCATTGTGCTCTACAAATGTGGACACCCCATACCCTATCTGGGCCGAGTGGAGCTGCGGCTAGTGTGGAAGGCATTGGGAACCTTTATGGTACACTTGCTTCCAACTTGAAAAAATGAGACAAAGCAGAAATGATAGGACTTCAAAATCACGTCTGAATTTCGTTTGCATCCAATAAAGCTTTATTGTTACATCTTTATATGATGTATATAATACATAAGTGTAGAGCAAAATGAAAAAAGGTAACACTACATTTGGGTTACTCTGATCCAAGCCAGGTTCAGATAAAGCCTAAATGACTGCAGCCAAACGGTCCTCTTACACTGTATTCTGTTGAAACACTGAAAATTAAGCAATTATTTTTGTAAAACATCTTTAAACTGTACAGCCTTGCTAGATTCGTAGTTACTGACATGGATATAATTGTTGGTATCCTCCTGTTATGGAAAGAAAAACCCTTTGAAATACCAGAATTCAGACATTGGTTTTGAACTCAGGATTTGTTGCAAACATTTGAAGGAAACATTTGTTTAAGGTCAAGTTCACTCATATTAATTAATACAtctgcaatggtctctagtaggaatgaatggctTGTAAGTCGTTTTCTGGAAAAATCTCAGACGCTCCTGTTTGAGGacctagaagtcagctggaggagacagtagcttcagacggcagagtctagtcttctcagtggcctagtggtagagtgtccgccctgggactgggacaaGGTTCAAATCTTGGCTGGGTCACACCgatgactttaaaaatgggacccaatgcctccctgcttggcactccGCTTtagaggggttggattggggggttaaaccaccaaatggttcctgagcgcggccacagctgcagctcaccgctcctcacAGGGATGGGTCTAATGCGGAGATGATTTTCACTGGTGGGTGATGACTAATGCGACTTTaactttatttcctgatatttggacatcttgcctcgcaTTTGATAACAGCAATGATACTCTACCATCaactccgtttgctctgcaacactgctgatgctaatggttagcttctactagtcgagacgttcccTGATGTTtccggatgctaaaccaacaacagtcttccctgttGCGAgctaagatgggcgagtccatgaacgttacgtGACCGTGTGACTTAGATCTGTCAGAcgtttttctgtctattttctatgagGCTAATGTGAGAGATAGGGGTAGAAGACATTTAGTCTGCATGTTCAACTCAGAGTGActtatcattttcaaaaataataagtaaaagttGGTTCTCACTTAACCTGCTCTTTAAGTGATTTCTGTGACTCTTAGTGTGAAGTCTATGTCCACCTATCGCAGGAATGAAGGGGGTCCTCTCCAGATGTTTCAGCCGCCTTTACTGATGTTGAATAGGCTTCACATCAGGCTTCACATCAGGATAAAAGGCCATTTTAGAATAGTCCAGTTCTTAGTCATTCTTGGGTGTTTGAGTTTCAGTTAGCTCCAGAATGTCTCAAACACCCTGAGTCAGATGCAAGAACAAAAGTTCTAAAACAGAACTAAGCTTCCTCAATGTTTCACCATagattcagtgtttttatgtacGTTTCAAAGAGATATAAGCTCCAGGTTTGTCTCATCCATCTAAAGGACATTCTCCCAGAATCTTTCAGGCTTGACATCAAACATTTGTCAAATTCCACTCTCCCGTTTTTATGATTTGCTTTAAAAATTATGTCCTATGTGGCCGTCTTCCATTAAGTCCACTTTGGCTTGAATTGCGATGGATGAGGCTAGTGATGTACCTTGCAGTCCAACTCTGATCTCTTGGGCATTTTTCTAGGTTCACTGGTGATCAGTTTCTTTAACTCGTCATCCATTATGAGGTCACATCCAGGGAGGTTGGCTAACGTGGGCTTTAAATGTCTGAATACGTGAACATGTCTGGATATGACCTTTTAACTTCACTATGCTGGTCAATAATTGTCTTTCTGCTCTCCTGAGTTCTCTGTAATGCATGTTCAATGTGGTACACACCCTGATACCAAACAGCCCTGTGACTATGTTCAACCTTTAAAAAGGCCGACTGACTGATTATAAGACTGAAGACCGATTTTGGGGATATGCATTGGTGAAATTATTGCGATACGATACGTATTACAATACAGGGGAAATgatacaatatatcacaatattattgcaatacattcagtcagacgatatgaGCAATTTTTTATGCTGAATTAATTATAGgagaattcaataaacagtccaaactgatacttaacatgtttaacaagaGGTATCTGAATCATAATAgatggatttacatttcaatggtggaaacaaaacccattgcacactgttgCCAACTAGCAGCCAGCGTTTGAATTAcaccaaagaaaagaaaatacacaaacattTGCAAGTAAATTCTTCCCCAAATGAaatacactgcttttgaatatcgatatatcgctggaaaaaatatcatgatatattgccatatcgatattttcttacatccctataacTGATGCTGATTAcaggacaaaccttagtgcaacaTGTCCCGTGCTCAAATCATAATCAATCTTTTCTGGAGGTACCACCATTTAAGTCCAGACAACTTTCAGCAGTTTGTTATTTGTAACTGTTCTGTTGAATCACATTTTAAAAGCAATGTCTGATTTTCAGTAAATCTTTATTT is a window encoding:
- the wnt7ba gene encoding protein Wnt-7b, which encodes MCSRSALLSVYYPQIFLILTSGSYLALSSVVALGANIICNKIPGLAPRQRALCQSRPDAIIVIGEGAQLGINECQYQFRYGRWNCSALGERTVFGQELRVGSKEAAFTYAITAAGVAHAVTTACSQGNLNQCGCDREKHGYHTQEEGWKWGGCSADIKYGVEFSRRFVDAREIRKNARRLMNLHNNEAGRKILEERTKLECKCHGVSGSCTTRTCWITLPKFREIGYMLKERYSEAVQVEPVRASRLRQPSFLRLKDSRGYQKPTDTDLVYLERSPNYCEEDRATGSTGTRGRLCNGTSTQTVGCNVMCCGRGYNTHHYTRVWQCNCKFHWCCFVKCNTCSETSELFTCK